ACACATGGATTTCGTCGTAATCGTTATTTTCACGATAATTTTGTACAAATCTAAATGCAGCAGCTCCCGCTCCAATAACAACAATTTTCTCTGCCTTTTTAATGTACTTAGAAATTGAAACCTGAGTAAATTTAAAATCAGGTTCTTTAGAAATTGGATCAACTAAGGTATTGGTTAAATTATTAGCCCTATTTAAATCACTTTGTAATTGTTTTCCCCAATGCATGGGTAAAAAAACCACTCCTTTTTTTATATCGTCTGTAACTTTCGCTCTAACCCTTACTACTCCATTTTTACTTTTTATTTCTGTAATATCTCCATCACTAATTTTGCATAGGTGTGCATCAACAGGATTTATCTGCAATACAGGAACAGCATAATGAGTTTTTAAACGTGCTACTTTACCAGTTCTTGTCATGGTATGCCATTGATCTCGAATACGTCCAGTAGTTAAAATATATGGGAAATCTGGGTCTAAATCGAGTACCTTATTATGATTTGCAACAGGTAAATTAAATTTTGCTTTTTGGGAAGGCGTATAAAATTTTTTATCTTGAAATAACCTTGCTGTTCCTTGATGTCTATACTCTGGTACTGGCCATTGAAAAGTTCCTTCATTTTTTAATCGGTCATAATTTAAAAAAGAAACATCGATATTCGTTCCTTTGGTCATAGAAGCATATTCGTCATAAATTTCACTAGTTTCATTATAACTGAAACCTCTATACCCCATTCTTTGAGCGAAATCACAAAGAATTTCAACATCTGGTCTAGCTTCTCCAGGAGGATCAATAGCCTTTGGTAAATAAGAAATCCTTCTTTCTGAATTCGTCATTGTTCCTTCTTTTTCTAACCAGCCAGCAGCAGGTAAAACTAAATCTGCATACGATACTGTGTCGGATTTGAAAGAAATATCTTGAACTACTACAAATTTTGCATTTTTCATTGCGCGTTCAATTTGATGTGAATTTGGAAGACTTACCAAAGGGTTTGTACAAGCTATCCAAACTGCTTTTAATTTTCCACTTTCTAGTGCTTCAAACATCTCAGTAGCTGTCAAACCTGGTTTTTCAGATATTGTATTCACTCCCCAAAATTGAGCAACTTCTCTTCTATGTTCTTCATTTTGTAAATCTTTATGAACTGCCAATAAATTGGCCATTCCTCCTACTTCTCTTCCTCCCATGGCATTAGGCTGACCTGTTAAAGAAAACGGCCCAGAACCTGGTTTTCCTACTTGTCCCGTAATTAATGAAAGATTTAATAGTGAGGTATTTTTATCTGTTCCAACAACACTTTGATTTAATCCCATAGCCCACATACTAATAAAGCCTTTAGAAGCACCTATAATATTAGCTGCTTTTTTGATGTCTTTTTCTGATACGCCACACAATTTAGATGCTTGCTTTATTGATGTTGAAAAAACTAAATCTTTATATGCTGAGAAATCTTCTGTATGTTTGTTGATAAATTCTTCATCTATCATTCCTCTTTTTATTAAGTATTGACCTATGGCATTATAAAGAATTACATCTGTTCCGGGTAATAATTGCAAATGTAAATCTGCAAAATTCGCAGAATCTGTTTTCCTAGGGTCAATAACTATGATTTTTACATCTGGATTTTCTTCTTTATGCTTTTCTATTCTTCTGAATAAAATAGGATGACACCAAGCAGGATTTGCTCCGGTAATTAAAAAACAGTCAGCTAACTCAATATCAGCATAAGAAATTGGAACGCTATCTTCACCAAATGTTTTTTTGTAGCCTACAACAGCAGAACTCATACATAATCTAGAATTTGTATCTATGTTATTAGTTCCTAAAAAACCTTTGGTAAGTTTATTTGCTATATAATATTCTTCTGTTAAACTCTGTCCAGAAACATAAAAGCCTACACTATCTGGACCATGTTTTTTTATAATAGATTTGAATACTTTTGCTGCCCGATCCAAAGCATCGTCCCAACTTACTCGTTCTCTGGGATGTGATCGACTCCAACGCATTTCTGGATAAAGAATTCTATCAGATTGGTCATTAACAACGTAATGTAAATTCATTCCTTTAGAACATAACATTCCTTTATTTACAGGATGGTTTTCATCACCAGTAACATGTACTTTGTTGTCGTTACCTTTTTTTACTTTTATTCCGCACCCTACTCCACAATAAGAACATGTTGTTTTAAATTCCATATAACAAATACATTACCAAACAAATCTAAGTATTTATACTTAATTTTTAAATAAATATATACGTAACTCAAAAGAATTAAACATCATAAAATAAAGCTCTATTAAAATTATGAAAGTGATAAAAAAAGAGTGTGAAAAATAAAAAAAGGCCAAAAAGAAATTTTATAATAAAAGATAAAATTTCTTTTTGGCCTTATATTTTAAGAATAACTTCTTTTTACTGCAAAGATGCTAAACTTGCTTTTAATGTTTCTATTTTGGCTAATGCATCAGCTTCTTTCTTCTTTTCAGTTGCTACAACTTGTTCTGGTGCATTATTTACAAATCTTTCGTTAGAAAGCTTCTTTTGTACTGATTTTAGGAAACCTTCTGTATAATTTAACTCTTCAGTTATCTTTTTAATTTCCTCTTCTACATTAATACTATCAGCTGAAATAGGCACAAAGTATTCATTAGATTTTACTCTGAATGAAGCTCCGTCTACTTTTTCTTTTACATAATTAACTTCAGAAGCATTTACAAGCTTTTTAATTACACTATCAAAACTCTTCGTATAGTTTTCATTATTTACTACATAAAGTTCTATAGCATCTTTAAAAGCTATATTTTTCTCTTTTCTGATCGTTCTAATTCCTGAAATAATACTCGTAGCAAAATCGAATTCTTCAATAATAGATGGATTTTCAATTTCATTAATTGCTGGATACTTTGCTATAATTAAAGCTTCTTCTCCGGTTCTTTCTGAAATTAACTGCCAAATTTCTTCAGTAACAAATGGCATGAAAGGATGTAATACCTTTAAATTATCTTCAAAAATAGCGATCACCTCATCATAGGTTTTTCTATCGATTGGCTGTTGGTATGCTGGCTTTACTGTTTCTAATAACCAACCACAAAAATCATCATAAATCAATTTGTATAGACTCATGATTACATCACTTAAACGATACTTACTATAATGATCTTCTATTTCTGCTAAAGTTTTTTGTAATTTGGTTTTATACCAATCTATAGCTATTTTACTATGCTCTGGCTGCTCGATTTCTTCAGAAACTTCCCAGATAGATGTTAAGTAAAATGCACTCCAAACTTTATTTCCTAAACCTTTTCCTTGCTGACATAAAGCTTCATCAAATAATAAATCATTTCCGGCAGCAGAACTCAATAATAAACCAACACGCACTCCATCTGCTCCGTATTCTTCAATCAATTTTAATGCATCAGGAGAATTCCCTAATGATTTACTCATTTTACGACGTTGTTTATCTCGAACTAATCCTGTTAAATATACATTTTCAAACGGACGAGCATCTTTATATTCATATCCTGAAATAATCATACGTGCCACCCAGAAGAATAAAATATCTGGTCCCGTTACTAAATCATTTGTAGGATAATAATAATTGATTTCTTCATTTTCTGGATTTCTAATTCCGTCGAAAACAGACATTGGCCATAACCAAGACGAGAACCAAGTATCTAAAACATCAGGATCTTGTCTTAAATCTGAAGCTTGAAGATTTGCGTTAGAAGTTTTCTCTTTGGCTAATTCTAAAGCTTTCTCTTTAGTTTCTGCAACTACGAAATCTTCTTTACCATCTCCATAATAGAATGCAGGAATTTGTTGTCCCCACCATAACTGACGAGAAATATTCCAATCGCGAATATTTTCCATCCAGTGACGGTATGTATTTTCGAACTTTCTAGGATATAATTTTACATCTCTATCTTCTCCTAAAACACCTTCAATAGCTGGTTTCGCTAAATCTTCCATTTTTAAGAACCATTGATCAGATAATCGAGGCTCAATTACTGCTTTTGTTCTTTCAGAAGTTCCAACTTTATTGGTGTGTTGTTCTACTTTAACTAAATATCCTTTTTCTTCGAGTTCTTTGGCTATTTCTTTACGAACTACAAAACGATCTTTTCCTTCATAATGCAATCCGAAAGAATTTAAAGAAGCATCTTCATTGAAAATATCAATTACCTCTAAATTATGTTTATCTCCAAGAACCTTATCATTTTCATCATGCGCAGGAGTTACTTTTAAACATCCTGTTCCGAATTCAACATCTACATAACTATCTTCAATAATTGGAATTTCACGATTACATAAAGGTACAATCGCTTTTTTTCCTTTTAAATGCGTGAAACGCTCGTCTTCTGGATTAATACAAATTGCTGAATCTCCTAAAATCGTTTCAGGACGCGTAGTTGCAATGGTTACTTTTTCATCAGAACCTACAATATCGTATTGTAAATAATATAAGTTTCCTTGACGCTCTTCATAAATTACCTCTTCGTCAGATAATGTAGTTTTAGCCTCTGGATCCCAATTTACCATTCTGAATCCACGATAAATTAATCCTTTGTTATAAAGATCAACAAAAACCTTAATTACAGCTTCACTCATATCATCGTCCATGGTGAACTTAGTACGTTCCCAATCACATGAAGCTCCAAGTTTTTTCAACTGCTCTAAAATAATTCCACCATACTTATCTTTCCACTCAAATGCGTGCTTTAAGAATTCTTCTCTGGTTAAATCATTTTTATTGATCCCTTCCTCTTTTAATTTTGCCACTACTTTTGCCTCTGTAGCAATAGAAGCGTGATCTGTTCCTGGAACCCAACAAGCATTTTTACCTAATAAACGAGCGCGACGAATTAATACATCTTGAATTGTATTATTTAACATGTGTCCCATATGCAAGACACCTGTGACATTTGGTGGTGGTATTACAATTGTGTATGGTTCTCTTTCATCTACTTCTGAATGAAAATAATTGTTTTTCATCCAGTAATCATACCATTTACTTTCTATTTCGCCGGCGTTGTATTTAGGTGAAATTTTCATATGTTCTCTTGTTAATCAAGTTGTTTACAAATAATAAAAATGATTTTTGGCATCATTTTTGAAATATAGTTGACAAAAATACAATTATCTAATTATGTTTTGAAAATTTAGATGTTGATTTTTTTATAACTAAAAAATTATATTAAATTTGTAAACATAGGAAAATCCCTAAACAATTATTATAACATTATGAGAACAATTTTATCAATTATCGCAGTTTGTTTTATTACTTTATCTGTAAACGCTCAGGAGTTTAAATTTGAAACAGAAGTAATTAACTACGGAAAAATAACTTTAGGTTCTGAAGGTAAGAGAGTATTTGAATTTACAAACGTAGGTGATGCTCCTTTAGTAATAAAAGATATTAAGTCTACATGTGGATGTACGGTTCCAAGTAAACCAGAGAAACCAATCATGCCAGGTGAGAAAGGAAAAATCGAAGTTTCTTACGATACTAAGAGACCTGGAGGATTCTCTAAAGCTATTACAATTTACTCTAACGCTAAGCAAGAGAGAAAAATGTTAAAAATAAAAGGTTACATTGTAAAGGATGCTAAAGAAAAGGCTCAAAAATCTTCAATGTAATAACAAAAGCATAATTTTATAAAAAAAGAGTTCCGAAACGGAACTCTTTTTTTTTATATACGTCTTTCTAATCTGAATCTATATCTATAATTTAATCCATCTCTTTCAATAACAAGAGAAATTCTTCTTCCTGGTCTTACACTTAATATTCCATTTATTTCATCTAATGTATATTCATGTGCTGGTTTACCGTTTAACTTTTTAATAATATCTCCTTTCTCTAATCCTATATTATAGCCAGGAGAATCTTTAATAACTTCTTGAATTTTAAAAGCGGGCTTAAACTTATATCTGTATGTAGTGAATGCTGAGAAAACTTCTGACTTAGATGTTGTATTTTCTATATTGTATGAATTAACACTATTTTTAGTCACTTCTTCTTTAACTAAATCTTTTCCAGAATATACAATAACTAACCCACTCATATTGTAGAAAAAACCTTTTTTCAGAGACCCATTCTTTTTAAATACTACTCTTTTATTTGGATAGTCTAACCAAACTTTAAAGCGTTTTAAAATATTTCCTCCTATACTTCCATTTCTACTTCTGTATTGTCTGGCATTAACAGTAGATGTAGTATCTAAAAACGAAACAGCAGGTTCTGGCATTACAAATCTACCTAATCTAAATTCTGGTATTCTACTTCTATTTCCGTAAACACTACCTGTTAAACCTTCACCTAAAATATCTTTAAAATATTTTTTGGGAGTGACAATATCTTCGTGTGTACCTTCAAACAACCAAATAGAGTCGCTACCTCCAGAATCTATTAAAAGTTTTGTGTCAATTTTTTTATTTGAAACTGTATCTAATTGTGTAACTGTATTTATGTAAGGTTTATTTCTAAAAAACTCTAAAGGAAATTCTTCACACCTACTACATGTTTTGTGTTTGTATTTTTTTGGATTATAAAAGGTTAATAATTCTCTATCATAATCAATCTTTACAATAACATCTTTTAAAAGATCAAATCCAATAATTCCGTGAATAGTTACTCCCATTTTAGAAGACATATTGAAACTGTCTCTCAAAATAACGTATAAATTCTGACTAGGATTAACAATATTATTAATTTTAAAGTGATTTTTCTTAGATAATAAAGCTTCGACTGGTTCCTGATCTCCAAGTCCTTGTAATTGAATCTTTTTTACATCATTTAAACCTAAGCTATCTTTTTCAGATAAATTAAAAAGTATGGTTTTATTTACACCAGTATCTAGAATAAATGATAAATTTTTACCGTTAATTTCTAAGGGAATTACAATCAGGTTGTTAATTTTTTTAAACTTAACTTTCTGTTTAACATCATTTCTACCAAAAAACTGAAACTTACTTTGAGAAGTTAATGTGTAAACTCCACAAAAAAGTAAGAGTAATAGTAATCCTTTTTTCAAGCTGTGTCTTTTAATATTCAACTATTCAATATACAATCAAATTTATTAATTATTAATTTTTTAAGATAGTTTTAACCATTTTCTTTCGGTGAAATGTGTGTTTTTTAAGGTAGAAGATTATTTAATTTTTCATATATTTTTTGCAACTTTGCTCACTGTAAAACAACTATAAAAATTCTAATTATGCCATCAATTTCTGACAAAGGAAATTCAATGCCGCAATCACCAATTCGTAAACTGGTTCCTTTTGCGGAGGATGCTAAAAAAAGAGGTGT
This genomic stretch from Tenacibaculum jejuense harbors:
- a CDS encoding nitrate reductase gives rise to the protein MEFKTTCSYCGVGCGIKVKKGNDNKVHVTGDENHPVNKGMLCSKGMNLHYVVNDQSDRILYPEMRWSRSHPRERVSWDDALDRAAKVFKSIIKKHGPDSVGFYVSGQSLTEEYYIANKLTKGFLGTNNIDTNSRLCMSSAVVGYKKTFGEDSVPISYADIELADCFLITGANPAWCHPILFRRIEKHKEENPDVKIIVIDPRKTDSANFADLHLQLLPGTDVILYNAIGQYLIKRGMIDEEFINKHTEDFSAYKDLVFSTSIKQASKLCGVSEKDIKKAANIIGASKGFISMWAMGLNQSVVGTDKNTSLLNLSLITGQVGKPGSGPFSLTGQPNAMGGREVGGMANLLAVHKDLQNEEHRREVAQFWGVNTISEKPGLTATEMFEALESGKLKAVWIACTNPLVSLPNSHQIERAMKNAKFVVVQDISFKSDTVSYADLVLPAAGWLEKEGTMTNSERRISYLPKAIDPPGEARPDVEILCDFAQRMGYRGFSYNETSEIYDEYASMTKGTNIDVSFLNYDRLKNEGTFQWPVPEYRHQGTARLFQDKKFYTPSQKAKFNLPVANHNKVLDLDPDFPYILTTGRIRDQWHTMTRTGKVARLKTHYAVPVLQINPVDAHLCKISDGDITEIKSKNGVVRVRAKVTDDIKKGVVFLPMHWGKQLQSDLNRANNLTNTLVDPISKEPDFKFTQVSISKYIKKAEKIVVIGAGAAAFRFVQNYRENNDYDEIHVFSKESNLFYNRVLLPEYVTEELSWEQLLKIRKLELEELDLKLYPETSVSKINKENKIITDSNGVEHSFDKLVIATGSRAFIPKDVQIDLPGRFTMRSKIDADRFKSYLDATNLPPEEQHVVIVGGGLLGLELAAAMKHRNVKITIVQRASRLMERQLDLVSSKLLALDVQERGIQIYFDNEVSTVFDDEETGDLNITLKSGKSITANAIVYAIGTKPNIEIAKENGIACGRGVIVNQYLQSSHPDIFAIGEIAEFNNQLFGITSAAEEQAAILANYLAGDVSSRYKGSVLMNILKFNDLSLCSIGNVLIPENEEGYEEIVFTDTSKRYYKKCIVKDDLLIGAVLMGDKSEFAEFKTLIESKIEMADKRDTLLRGTSNDKPMLGELVCSCSQVGKGNIEEEIASGCTDFTDLCKKTGAGLGCGSCKTEVREILHNAKSLV
- a CDS encoding valine--tRNA ligase; this encodes MKISPKYNAGEIESKWYDYWMKNNYFHSEVDEREPYTIVIPPPNVTGVLHMGHMLNNTIQDVLIRRARLLGKNACWVPGTDHASIATEAKVVAKLKEEGINKNDLTREEFLKHAFEWKDKYGGIILEQLKKLGASCDWERTKFTMDDDMSEAVIKVFVDLYNKGLIYRGFRMVNWDPEAKTTLSDEEVIYEERQGNLYYLQYDIVGSDEKVTIATTRPETILGDSAICINPEDERFTHLKGKKAIVPLCNREIPIIEDSYVDVEFGTGCLKVTPAHDENDKVLGDKHNLEVIDIFNEDASLNSFGLHYEGKDRFVVRKEIAKELEEKGYLVKVEQHTNKVGTSERTKAVIEPRLSDQWFLKMEDLAKPAIEGVLGEDRDVKLYPRKFENTYRHWMENIRDWNISRQLWWGQQIPAFYYGDGKEDFVVAETKEKALELAKEKTSNANLQASDLRQDPDVLDTWFSSWLWPMSVFDGIRNPENEEINYYYPTNDLVTGPDILFFWVARMIISGYEYKDARPFENVYLTGLVRDKQRRKMSKSLGNSPDALKLIEEYGADGVRVGLLLSSAAGNDLLFDEALCQQGKGLGNKVWSAFYLTSIWEVSEEIEQPEHSKIAIDWYKTKLQKTLAEIEDHYSKYRLSDVIMSLYKLIYDDFCGWLLETVKPAYQQPIDRKTYDEVIAIFEDNLKVLHPFMPFVTEEIWQLISERTGEEALIIAKYPAINEIENPSIIEEFDFATSIISGIRTIRKEKNIAFKDAIELYVVNNENYTKSFDSVIKKLVNASEVNYVKEKVDGASFRVKSNEYFVPISADSINVEEEIKKITEELNYTEGFLKSVQKKLSNERFVNNAPEQVVATEKKKEADALAKIETLKASLASLQ
- a CDS encoding DUF1573 domain-containing protein, with translation MRTILSIIAVCFITLSVNAQEFKFETEVINYGKITLGSEGKRVFEFTNVGDAPLVIKDIKSTCGCTVPSKPEKPIMPGEKGKIEVSYDTKRPGGFSKAITIYSNAKQERKMLKIKGYIVKDAKEKAQKSSM
- a CDS encoding aspartyl protease family protein, translating into MKKGLLLLLLFCGVYTLTSQSKFQFFGRNDVKQKVKFKKINNLIVIPLEINGKNLSFILDTGVNKTILFNLSEKDSLGLNDVKKIQLQGLGDQEPVEALLSKKNHFKINNIVNPSQNLYVILRDSFNMSSKMGVTIHGIIGFDLLKDVIVKIDYDRELLTFYNPKKYKHKTCSRCEEFPLEFFRNKPYINTVTQLDTVSNKKIDTKLLIDSGGSDSIWLFEGTHEDIVTPKKYFKDILGEGLTGSVYGNRSRIPEFRLGRFVMPEPAVSFLDTTSTVNARQYRSRNGSIGGNILKRFKVWLDYPNKRVVFKKNGSLKKGFFYNMSGLVIVYSGKDLVKEEVTKNSVNSYNIENTTSKSEVFSAFTTYRYKFKPAFKIQEVIKDSPGYNIGLEKGDIIKKLNGKPAHEYTLDEINGILSVRPGRRISLVIERDGLNYRYRFRLERRI